One Acinetobacter pullicarnis genomic region harbors:
- the pbpG gene encoding D-alanyl-D-alanine endopeptidase PBP7/8, which yields MKKSKNFLKHVLSVSVLLSLSSMSFADLVINSAGSKASAPQTVSNWSSAEVNQLLNDDSVVSPKGSTTITTTVRQSNGVSVSNAIPSTTPQIYDTNSYNSQPSVSARAALVMDAQTGEVLYSKNTNSALPIASITKLMTGVVTADARLNMSEEIRLEAIDFAGAGGKNSSSTLKVGDTMNRAEMLLLALMKSENPAAAALARTYPGGRPAFVAAMNSKARQLGMNSTHYTESTGLDPRNISSARDLGILVSASYDYGMIRQFSTTAHYDFNLGYRVLKSNNTNAMVRNGGWNINISKTGYINEAGRCVVMHTTVNSRPAVVVLLGASTSQSRTNDATNLLNWVSNLPKRI from the coding sequence GTGAAAAAATCTAAAAATTTCTTAAAGCATGTATTGAGTGTATCAGTACTACTCAGTTTAAGCTCAATGAGTTTTGCCGATCTTGTGATCAATTCAGCAGGATCGAAAGCATCTGCGCCTCAAACGGTGTCAAATTGGTCGTCAGCTGAAGTGAATCAGTTGCTCAATGATGACAGTGTGGTTTCACCAAAAGGCTCAACCACTATTACCACCACAGTTCGTCAAAGCAACGGCGTTTCTGTGAGCAATGCGATTCCAAGTACGACGCCACAAATCTATGATACCAATAGCTATAATAGCCAGCCATCAGTGAGTGCTCGTGCTGCTTTGGTGATGGATGCACAAACAGGTGAAGTGCTTTACAGTAAAAATACCAATTCTGCACTACCAATCGCTTCAATTACCAAGTTGATGACAGGTGTTGTTACCGCAGATGCACGTTTAAATATGTCAGAAGAGATTCGACTCGAAGCCATTGACTTTGCTGGGGCAGGCGGTAAGAACTCAAGCTCAACTTTAAAAGTTGGCGATACCATGAATCGAGCGGAAATGTTGTTGCTCGCATTGATGAAATCTGAGAATCCAGCTGCAGCAGCTTTAGCGAGAACTTATCCGGGTGGTCGCCCTGCATTTGTGGCCGCGATGAATAGCAAAGCACGTCAGTTAGGCATGAATTCAACACATTATACCGAGTCTACTGGTTTAGACCCGCGTAATATCTCTTCAGCACGCGATCTTGGCATTTTAGTCAGTGCTTCTTATGATTACGGCATGATTCGCCAATTTTCAACCACAGCGCATTATGACTTCAATTTAGGCTATCGTGTTTTAAAATCAAATAATACCAATGCGATGGTACGTAACGGTGGTTGGAATATCAATATTTCAAAAACTGGTTATATCAATGAGGCGGGACGTTGTGTAGTGATGCATACGACAGTCAATTCACGCCCTGCTGTTGTGGTTCTATTGGGTGCGAGTACATCCCAATCTCGTACCAATGATGCGACTAATTTGCTTAATTGGGTGAGTAACTTACCAAAACGTATCTAA
- the gacA gene encoding response regulator transcription factor GacA, whose product MITVLVVDDHELVRTGICRMLEDQLDIQVIGQAESGEEAIALVRQEHPHVVLLDVNMPGIGGVETTRRLLQTAPETKVLAVSGLAEEPYPSLLLKAGAKGYITKGAPITEMVRAIKKVMQGGKYFSADIAEQLASSYLSDTQSSPFDALSEREMQVAMMVVNCISAQEISDKLFVSVKTVNTYRYRIFEKLNLDSDVKLTHLAIRYGLIKP is encoded by the coding sequence GTGATTACAGTTTTAGTGGTTGATGATCATGAATTAGTCCGTACTGGTATCTGTCGTATGTTGGAAGATCAGCTTGATATTCAAGTCATTGGCCAAGCCGAATCCGGTGAAGAAGCCATTGCCTTGGTCCGTCAAGAGCACCCTCATGTTGTACTACTTGATGTCAATATGCCGGGCATCGGTGGGGTTGAAACAACCAGACGCCTGTTACAAACGGCTCCAGAAACCAAAGTCCTTGCCGTCAGTGGTTTAGCCGAAGAGCCCTACCCTTCTCTCTTGCTCAAAGCAGGTGCCAAAGGTTATATCACCAAAGGTGCACCCATTACTGAAATGGTGAGAGCGATTAAAAAAGTCATGCAAGGTGGCAAATATTTTAGCGCAGACATTGCCGAGCAACTGGCCAGTTCCTATTTATCGGACACCCAAAGTTCTCCTTTTGACGCCCTCTCTGAACGTGAAATGCAAGTTGCCATGATGGTGGTGAACTGTATTAGCGCACAAGAAATTTCAGATAAGTTATTTGTCAGCGTAAAAACCGTCAACACCTATCGCTACCGTATCTTTGAAAAACTCAATCTCGACAGCGATGTCAAACTCACTCACTTGGCCATCCGCTACGGATTAATTAAACCTTAA
- a CDS encoding sensor histidine kinase has product MLPTVSLSRIETPDDLGRCYVYYRALITFSITILLLSIFGQWPHSPRYAELLLVFLIVYAGLNLFQFLKYKYHITKPGQSAQATLYLDVIALSLCALSLAQYALLLGILSLSTIIAASALLNRLQALLITLTLVITIGTPSIYLFLSQSVELELLVNHALTVLLLLSSYVFSQLFKQRFMLLLAQHQHQNMLASLGQRTAIIAHEIRNPLAIIVQATDLAKQHGDAQSTLLHDMIAQQAQRIDQTIRDTLETIQNKRCFRSQINLNKFIPTLLQQDLPDIQYAVHYEIEPDLQIMFDALQLRQVLINLIRNAIRHNSRDIGFIQLKLYATTPSVIIEVIDFGRGVKRADLAQLFTAFFSTEKNGIGLGLFISQQYCEQNQAKLTYFEQKQQGACFKIECPRII; this is encoded by the coding sequence ATGCTGCCAACGGTCTCGCTTTCAAGGATTGAAACACCGGATGACCTCGGCAGGTGTTATGTCTATTATCGTGCGCTCATCACATTTTCAATCACGATTTTGCTGCTGAGCATATTCGGACAATGGCCACATTCCCCGCGCTACGCTGAACTTCTGTTGGTTTTTTTGATCGTCTATGCCGGGTTAAACCTGTTTCAATTCCTCAAATACAAATATCACATCACCAAACCGGGGCAATCTGCTCAAGCCACGCTCTATCTCGATGTGATCGCTTTAAGCCTGTGCGCGCTCAGTTTGGCACAATACGCACTGTTACTTGGGATTCTCTCGCTGAGCACAATTATTGCCGCCAGCGCGCTGTTAAATCGTTTACAGGCACTGTTGATTACGCTCACCCTCGTGATTACGATCGGTACACCTTCAATTTATCTGTTTTTATCACAATCAGTTGAATTGGAACTTTTGGTGAATCATGCACTCACCGTACTGTTATTGTTGAGCAGTTATGTGTTCAGTCAATTGTTCAAACAACGCTTTATGCTGCTCCTTGCCCAACATCAGCATCAAAACATGTTGGCCAGTTTAGGCCAACGTACCGCCATCATTGCGCATGAAATTCGCAACCCTTTAGCAATTATTGTGCAGGCCACTGACTTGGCAAAACAGCATGGTGATGCTCAAAGTACCTTGCTACATGACATGATTGCGCAGCAGGCGCAACGTATCGATCAGACCATCCGCGATACACTCGAAACAATTCAAAATAAAAGGTGTTTCCGCTCGCAGATAAACCTAAATAAATTTATTCCAACGCTGCTACAGCAGGATTTGCCTGATATACAATATGCCGTACATTATGAAATTGAGCCTGATCTACAGATCATGTTTGATGCATTGCAACTCAGACAAGTCCTTATTAATCTCATTCGCAATGCAATACGCCACAATTCACGCGATATCGGTTTTATTCAGCTCAAGCTCTATGCCACAACACCATCAGTGATCATTGAAGTGATTGATTTTGGCCGTGGAGTCAAACGAGCAGATCTCGCACAATTATTTACAGCGTTCTTTAGTACAGAAAAAAATGGCATCGGTCTCGGCTTATTTATCTCACAACAATATTGTGAACAGAACCAAGCAAAACTGACTTATTTCGAGCAAAAACAACAAGGGGCATGTTTCAAAATAGAGTGCCCTCGCATTATTTAA
- a CDS encoding sigma-54-dependent transcriptional regulator, with the protein MSTQASLVLLVDDEYDLCLVMQMALSRIGIKTHIAHNLAQAKHFFNEYQYQACLTDLNLPDGSGLELVKYTVQHFPNTPIAVLTGFGNMEIAITALKAGAFDFVAKPIQQQQLQQMIQRSIRPMMPALHQPRLPEEQPLIGQSAEIEALRHAVKRIAHTTTPVFIGGESGTGKEVVAQLIHQLSHRRNGPFVVINCAAMAEERIESVLFGHQKGSFYGANQNKQGLFASAHGGTLFLDEIAELPLGLQAKLLRALPEQKIRPLGSDQEIALDFRILSASHQNLETLVQQGKFRHDLFYRLHVFDLFLPPLRQRGHDILMLATYFIEQLCLEWGIAQKSLTEHAQKFLLGYHYTGNVRELRNMIECALTRCDAEQIDLIHLQTTNPDKIHRDHPTINHDAVSLIHPNRLEPASSSAIPEEGLQLFLLRVEREILLNTLSITRWNRTLAAKKLRMSFRSLRYRLKKLGLDHE; encoded by the coding sequence ATGTCAACGCAAGCTAGTTTAGTTTTACTCGTTGATGATGAATACGATTTATGCTTAGTCATGCAAATGGCACTCTCGCGCATTGGGATCAAAACCCACATTGCGCATAATTTGGCACAAGCAAAACACTTTTTTAATGAATACCAGTATCAGGCTTGTCTTACAGACCTCAACCTCCCCGATGGTTCTGGTCTAGAGTTGGTGAAATATACCGTACAACATTTCCCTAATACCCCTATTGCGGTACTGACAGGTTTTGGCAATATGGAAATTGCCATTACAGCACTCAAAGCTGGCGCTTTTGATTTTGTCGCCAAACCCATTCAGCAACAACAGCTGCAACAGATGATTCAGCGGAGCATTCGACCAATGATGCCAGCATTGCATCAACCGAGGCTTCCAGAGGAACAACCCCTCATTGGTCAATCCGCTGAGATTGAGGCATTGCGTCACGCGGTCAAAAGAATCGCACACACCACAACACCTGTTTTCATTGGCGGAGAATCTGGTACAGGTAAGGAAGTGGTGGCCCAATTGATTCATCAACTCAGCCATCGTCGTAATGGGCCTTTTGTTGTCATTAACTGCGCAGCCATGGCAGAAGAGCGTATTGAGAGCGTATTGTTTGGCCATCAGAAAGGCAGTTTTTATGGCGCAAATCAGAACAAACAAGGCTTATTTGCTTCGGCACATGGGGGCACCTTATTTCTGGATGAAATCGCTGAACTGCCATTAGGTTTACAAGCCAAATTACTGCGTGCCCTGCCTGAGCAAAAAATTAGGCCTTTGGGCAGCGATCAGGAAATTGCTTTAGATTTTCGTATTTTGAGTGCCAGCCATCAAAACCTAGAAACCTTGGTACAACAAGGTAAATTCCGCCATGACTTGTTTTATCGGCTACATGTGTTTGATCTTTTTCTGCCACCACTCAGGCAGCGTGGACACGATATTTTAATGTTAGCGACTTATTTTATTGAGCAACTCTGCCTGGAATGGGGCATTGCTCAAAAGTCATTGACGGAACATGCGCAAAAATTTTTATTGGGTTATCACTACACCGGCAATGTCCGAGAACTGCGTAACATGATTGAATGCGCACTGACCCGCTGTGATGCAGAACAGATTGATCTTATTCATTTGCAGACAACGAATCCTGACAAAATTCACCGTGATCACCCGACCATCAACCACGATGCAGTCAGCTTAATCCACCCCAATCGATTAGAACCTGCAAGCAGCAGCGCGATTCCAGAAGAAGGTTTACAGCTATTTTTACTGAGGGTGGAACGCGAGATTCTACTCAATACGCTGTCTATCACGCGTTGGAATAGAACCTTGGCAGCCAAAAAGCTACGTATGAGTTTTCGCTCATTGCGCTATCGTTTAAAAAAGCTTGGCCTAGACCACGAATAA
- a CDS encoding S41 family peptidase codes for MAQAWKYIAVLTGLLASGSQNVWALETPRSNNSDWDDTRQNSAEIPIESIEQFVQIYGIVKENYVAEKSDEELFLQATKGMVSGLDRYSRYLSAEDYKQLLQYTEADIATVDFQLSFDQHNHQWQIKNLKENSDAAKLGLNNGFTIFKIDNIELKNLNIEQVNNLLHGSIGSTLQLQLNAKNPAITVVRNKKLEVADIEPVLLHNQVLVLKVKVFQQDTANEIKRLIEENNPQRLKAVLIDLRNNPGGLLSAAVESADLFLNQGVIVSTKSRSEGNQEFQALPGNEFPEIKLGILINDRSASAAEVFTAALKEHRRAWVIGEKSYGKGVVQKLFPLPDGAALQMTVSHYFTPNGSMIDGKGIQPNQNYPWPLEMKEDAYLLNASELLLKQR; via the coding sequence ATGGCTCAAGCTTGGAAATATATTGCTGTTTTAACAGGATTGCTTGCAAGTGGCAGCCAAAATGTTTGGGCGCTGGAAACCCCACGCTCAAACAATTCAGACTGGGACGATACACGACAAAATTCTGCTGAGATTCCGATTGAGTCAATTGAGCAGTTTGTACAAATTTATGGCATCGTCAAAGAAAATTATGTCGCGGAAAAATCGGATGAAGAGCTATTTTTACAAGCGACTAAGGGGATGGTCTCGGGGCTTGATCGTTATTCCCGTTATTTAAGCGCTGAAGACTATAAGCAGTTACTACAATATACCGAAGCAGATATTGCCACAGTTGATTTTCAATTGAGCTTTGATCAGCATAATCATCAATGGCAAATTAAAAATTTAAAAGAAAATTCAGATGCTGCCAAGTTGGGTTTAAACAACGGCTTTACCATTTTTAAAATTGATAATATTGAACTGAAAAATTTAAACATCGAACAGGTCAATAATTTACTACATGGTTCGATTGGTTCAACCTTACAGTTACAACTCAATGCCAAAAATCCTGCGATTACCGTGGTCCGAAACAAAAAACTTGAAGTTGCCGATATCGAACCTGTGTTGTTGCACAATCAAGTCTTGGTATTGAAAGTCAAAGTTTTTCAGCAAGATACTGCAAATGAAATCAAACGTTTAATCGAAGAAAATAATCCACAGCGCTTAAAAGCCGTGCTCATCGATTTAAGGAATAATCCAGGTGGTTTATTGTCTGCTGCGGTAGAAAGTGCGGATTTGTTTTTAAATCAAGGTGTGATTGTTTCGACCAAAAGTCGATCTGAAGGCAATCAAGAGTTTCAAGCTTTGCCGGGCAATGAATTTCCAGAGATTAAATTGGGGATTCTGATTAATGACCGTTCAGCCTCAGCAGCAGAAGTTTTTACCGCAGCGCTTAAAGAACATCGCCGTGCATGGGTGATTGGTGAGAAGAGTTACGGCAAAGGCGTGGTGCAAAAACTCTTTCCGCTGCCAGATGGGGCTGCCTTACAAATGACGGTATCGCATTATTTCACTCCCAATGGCAGCATGATTGACGGAAAAGGTATTCAGCCAAATCAAAATTATCCTTGGCCATTGGAAATGAAAGAAGATGCTTATTTGTTAAATGCATCAGAACTACTCCTCAAACAGCGCTAA
- the gpmI gene encoding 2,3-bisphosphoglycerate-independent phosphoglycerate mutase produces the protein MTDANAGKTPHLLVIMDGVGHREAVEDNAFLAAKTPNLDAMQQKHPHSFISGSGEDVGLPDGQMGNSEVGHMNLGAGRVLYQDFTRITKDIRTGDFFEHAVLVDAVESAQAANAAVHIMGLLSQGGVHAHEDHIVAMCELALKRGAKVYLHAFLDGRDTPPKSAQPSLEKLDALFAQYPGQGRIATMIGRYFAMDRDNRWDRVEQAYRLLTESEAERTAATAVEGLELAYAAGESDEFVKATRIGEIAKIQDGDSVVFMNFRADRAREISRAFIEADFSGFERRTLPKLSRYVMLTRYQASLEGAVAYMPQPLKNSLGEYLSDLGKTQLRIAETEKYAHVTFFFSGGREDEYPGEKRILIPSPNVATYDLKPEMSAYEVTDALVEAINSGEYDLLVVNYANGDMVGHTGVFDAAVKAVEAVDLSLGRLYAAIQANHGHMLITADHGNVEQMQDYVSGQVHTQHTTELVPFIYVGPTDAIIADGGVLADVAPTLLNLMQLEVPKEMQGRNLIKLKS, from the coding sequence ATGACGGATGCAAACGCTGGCAAAACGCCTCACCTACTTGTGATTATGGATGGGGTAGGTCATCGCGAGGCAGTTGAAGACAACGCCTTTCTTGCGGCAAAAACGCCAAACTTAGATGCCATGCAGCAAAAGCATCCGCATAGTTTTATTTCTGGTTCTGGGGAAGATGTTGGTTTGCCTGATGGGCAGATGGGCAACTCTGAAGTCGGTCACATGAATTTAGGTGCTGGCCGTGTGCTGTACCAAGATTTCACGCGCATTACCAAAGATATTCGGACCGGTGATTTCTTTGAGCATGCAGTTTTGGTTGATGCGGTTGAAAGTGCTCAAGCCGCCAATGCTGCGGTGCATATTATGGGGCTACTTTCTCAAGGTGGCGTACATGCACATGAAGATCATATTGTGGCGATGTGCGAGTTGGCATTAAAACGTGGTGCAAAAGTTTATTTACATGCCTTCCTTGATGGTCGAGATACGCCACCGAAAAGCGCTCAGCCTTCTTTAGAAAAATTAGATGCATTGTTTGCTCAGTACCCAGGTCAAGGGCGTATCGCAACGATGATTGGTCGTTACTTTGCAATGGACCGTGACAATCGTTGGGATCGCGTTGAACAAGCCTATCGCTTGTTGACGGAAAGTGAAGCTGAGCGTACCGCGGCCACGGCAGTAGAGGGGTTGGAACTGGCCTATGCTGCAGGTGAAAGTGACGAATTTGTTAAAGCCACACGTATTGGTGAAATAGCCAAAATTCAAGATGGCGACAGTGTGGTGTTCATGAATTTCCGTGCCGACCGCGCGCGTGAAATCAGCCGTGCCTTTATCGAAGCCGATTTTTCAGGTTTTGAACGTCGTACGCTACCGAAGCTATCGCGTTATGTGATGTTGACCCGTTACCAAGCCAGCCTTGAAGGTGCTGTGGCATATATGCCGCAACCACTGAAAAATTCATTGGGTGAATACTTATCGGATTTAGGTAAAACGCAATTGCGGATTGCTGAAACTGAAAAATATGCACATGTGACTTTTTTCTTTAGTGGTGGCCGTGAGGATGAATATCCGGGTGAAAAACGGATCTTAATTCCATCACCGAATGTAGCGACTTATGACCTGAAACCAGAAATGAGTGCTTATGAAGTGACCGACGCTTTGGTCGAGGCGATCAACTCGGGCGAATATGACCTACTGGTTGTTAACTATGCGAATGGTGATATGGTAGGGCACACTGGCGTGTTTGATGCTGCGGTCAAAGCGGTGGAAGCGGTCGATTTAAGCTTGGGGCGTCTCTATGCTGCGATTCAAGCCAATCACGGACATATGTTGATTACTGCCGATCATGGTAATGTGGAGCAAATGCAAGATTATGTGAGTGGACAAGTCCACACTCAACATACCACTGAATTGGTGCCATTTATTTATGTTGGCCCAACTGATGCCATTATTGCAGATGGTGGGGTGCTGGCAGATGTGGCACCAACGCTGCTGAACCTGATGCAGCTCGAAGTCCCTAAAGAAATGCAAGGTCGCAATTTAATTAAATTAAAATCTTAA
- the lptG gene encoding LPS export ABC transporter permease LptG, which translates to MQKILARHVTNSTALTMLGTVVVLALLFILFAYIGELSSLKPGYGAWEAFQYVMWEAPRNFNRILPISALIGAVLGLGSLASNSELIVMRAAGVSLWRIVGWVMRPALLLVVLSLAISQWVIPVTNEKANRVKSQTSVAALGEVKGYWSREGQRFIYIDYANSAGQLDRVQILDFNDDYRLQSVLKAQQGHFIQNGEWRLNDTTNLAIAAAGTAQFKQTPEQALSLALQPRFVHMVTVDPEDLAPSELITFMNYLNKNSQVPKTYTLAFWKKVGAPFSLLALTLIACSFIFGPLRQQSMGFRLVIALFIGLGIYYLQDFLGYASLVYAPSPAWFVFTPIVLMYAFGSYLIYRAK; encoded by the coding sequence ATGCAAAAAATCTTAGCAAGACATGTGACCAATAGCACCGCCTTAACCATGCTGGGTACGGTGGTCGTGCTCGCGTTGTTATTTATCTTATTTGCGTATATCGGTGAGTTGAGCAGCTTAAAACCTGGCTATGGTGCTTGGGAAGCCTTTCAATATGTGATGTGGGAGGCACCTCGTAACTTTAATCGTATCCTACCCATCTCGGCATTGATTGGTGCTGTTCTGGGCTTGGGGAGCCTTGCATCCAATAGTGAACTGATTGTGATGCGGGCTGCAGGTGTGAGCCTGTGGCGAATTGTTGGCTGGGTTATGCGCCCTGCATTGCTGTTGGTGGTGTTATCCCTTGCGATTTCACAATGGGTGATTCCAGTGACCAATGAAAAAGCCAATCGGGTGAAAAGCCAGACCAGTGTTGCGGCATTGGGTGAAGTCAAAGGCTATTGGAGCCGCGAAGGCCAGCGTTTTATTTATATTGATTATGCCAATTCAGCAGGTCAGTTGGATCGTGTACAAATCCTTGACTTTAATGATGATTACCGTTTGCAATCGGTGCTTAAAGCACAGCAAGGCCATTTTATTCAAAATGGTGAATGGCGCTTAAATGACACCACCAATTTAGCCATTGCTGCTGCAGGTACGGCTCAATTCAAACAAACCCCCGAGCAAGCTCTAAGCTTGGCCTTGCAGCCAAGATTTGTGCACATGGTTACGGTCGATCCAGAAGATTTGGCACCAAGCGAACTGATTACGTTTATGAACTATTTGAATAAAAATAGTCAAGTTCCGAAAACCTATACGTTGGCATTTTGGAAAAAAGTGGGTGCACCCTTTTCACTTCTGGCACTGACTTTAATTGCCTGCTCATTTATTTTCGGGCCTTTACGTCAACAGTCGATGGGCTTCCGCTTAGTCATCGCCTTGTTTATTGGCTTGGGTATCTATTATTTGCAGGATTTCCTTGGTTATGCCAGTTTGGTTTATGCGCCATCACCAGCATGGTTTGTATTTACTCCAATCGTGTTGATGTACGCCTTTGGAAGCTATTTAATTTACCGAGCAAAATAA